Genomic segment of Vampirovibrio chlorellavorus:
AACACCAGACCAAGCTATCTACCAATCTCATAGTAGCAGGAAATCCCGGTCGCGCCTAAATCTTTAATCGCCTCAATCTTTAAATAAAGGCTGGCACCCCTGGGCAACCGCTGGAGAGACAATGGGCAGGCCCCGTCCAGCCACCGGGCTAGCAGGCCTGACGAACCGATGGGGCCTTGCAAAACCCTAGTCAAAGTAGTCGTAGGTCGAGTAGATGGCCCCAAAGTTGTTGAAGGGGATGAAGTTGGTGTAGGTCATGGTGATAGAAATATCCACCCCGGCCACATAATGCCAGTAGCCCACTGGCAAAAACAGGATTTCCCCGGGGGCCAGCATCACATCAATGGTGCGAATACCGGCAAACAGCGGGAAGCGTTCATAATCCGGGTTGCCCAAATCCACTTCCGAATAGCAATGCAGGTGGTTGTAAACCTCCGGCAGGCGGCTAGGCGGAATCATGCGCACCAGCTTGTGCCCTTTGACCTGGGCCATGAAGTTGTTGGTCAAATCGTGGTGCAAGGGGGTGATAATGCCCTTGGGGCCATACCAGAAAAAGCCCGGGTTGGCCGGATCGTCTTTCAGGTACTCCGTAATCACCGGCACATCGTTCCACAAACCTTTTAGTACCGTGGCGTTATGCCCGGAGTTGTTGGCGGTCATGTAGTAGTTGTTGGTTTCCAGCCCACTCTCCACCCAATCGATGTACTCCCCAAAGGGCATGCGTTTTTTGTACTGGTTGCTGTTAATCTCGTAGTTGGGGTCTTTGGAGCGTCCGCACTGGACTTCCACTTCCAGATGGCCATATTCGGCCTTCAGATACTCGGGCGTCCAGCGACTCATGGCGGGCCACTGATTCAGCATGCCGGTAATCACCACCGGGCGGTTGCGGTAGTAGTAGGCCTCGTAAAATTCATCCCGAGACAGTCGTTCCCGGCGCTCCACCCCGCCGTAATAGGGGGATTGCTCCGTCAGAATGGTCTGGCACTGCAGCACCCAATCCCGCTTTTTTAATTTCAGGGCCAGGGATTGCGCCCCCTGGAGATAGGGGTGATTCAGGGCCAGCGCAACTTCCGCCTGTGCCAGCGCCTGAGAAAAGCCATTTTGGGCGAGTACCTGCACCACTTCCTCCGGGGGAATGCCTTGCAGCAGGTTTTTAGCCACCCACTGTCGCCAATCATGGGGCAAGACAGGCTCAACAGCATCGGAGGGGGACAAACTCATTTCTGGGACCTCATTTCCGGAAAATTCAGGCGATACGAACCACAACAACCAGAACGCTGGTTCATTCTCAATTGAAGCAGAATCCCCCCGGCAGAACAATGCACGGTCTGGAGGACATGGGCAAACGACACGCCCCATAAAGTCAGGAATTGAGCCACCCGCCGCAATCCATGGCGTAAAAGGCCCTGACAGGCACTTGAGTGCTTCTAAAGCCCTGACGACAATCCCCAAGACTTCCCCCTCCAAACTTGACAAATTCCTAGATTAGACTTATTCTTAATAAGAATTAAGAACGATTTAGGTTTTATTATCAAATAAAACTAATTCATTCCAAAACCCCATTCAAGGCCTGAAAGCATCTGCACCATGATGACAACCGCCCAAATACGCCAACTCCTGAACAAGCGAGGCCTGAAGGTCACGCCGCAGCGGGCCGTCATTATGGAGTTTATGATGCGAACCAAGAGCCACCCCACCGCCGAAGCAATCTACGAGGCGGTCAAAGACGCCCTCCCAGGGCTCTCCAAAGGCACCCTGTACAACGTCCTGAACACCCTGGTGGACGCCAACCTCCTGAATACCGTGGTGATAGAGCCCGGCGCCCTCCGCTACGACGCCAATGTCAGCAATCACCACCACTTTATAGATGTGGATACCGGGCAAATTCACGACATCCCCTGGGACAGGGTGCAAATCCTGTTCAATGCCCCGGGAGAAGGGTTCTGTGTGGCTGACTATCAGGTCAACTTCTATGGGGTCATGGCCCAGAACAGTCCAAAACCGCCCAAACCGGAGCATCCCTGATTCCCCCCGGCAGCGCCCCCACCCTGATTCAGGCCCTTGTCACCCACTCCCCAGACAGGCATTGACCCGCTCACTCCTCCTGAAACCCACACCGTAAGAAGAAAGAGGTCCAGCATGAACCCAACGGAAACCCTCACCCAAACCACCCAGAACATTGAAGCCGCCTTTGCCGGTGAATCCATGGCCAACCGCAAGTACCTGTACTTCGCCAAACTGGCCCGGGAACTGGGCAACGCCGAAGTGGCCGCCCTGTTTGAGAACATCGCCAATCAGGAAACCGGGCACGCCTTTGCCCACCTGCAACTGCTGTATCCCAAGCAGGGCATGACCGTGGAAAAACTACTGGAACTGGCCCGGGACGGCGAATTGTATGAGGCCAACCACATGTACCCGGACTTTGAGCGCATCGCCTTACAAGAGGGAGATGCAACTGCCGTGGCTGAATTTCAGGAGCAGGCCGCCGAATCCCGGGAGCATGCCAGCATTTTCCAAAAGGCGGCCCAACGCTTTAAAGCCCTGCGCAAGGTGGAAGCCCTGCACGCCGCCGAGTACGACGAGATGCTGCAAAAAGTGCGCAGCGCCTCCTGAAGTCCCGCATAGCCAAAGCGCCTTACTTCTCCTTAACCTCATCTCACTTTCTCCTTAACCTACCGAGAGCAAAGCCCCGCCTCTTTCCAATGAGAGACGGGGCTTTCAGCATACTGAGCCGATGGCTATATGCCTGTATGGCTATACGGACTGGCGTATCCGGGGCTTTCCCCGTTCATACTGCGGAGGCCAAGCCTGCGCCACCCCCAGTTGATGGGCGGCATGCAAGGGCCAGTAAGGATTCCGCAAGGATTCACGCCCCAAAAGCACCAAATTGGCCTGCCCCTGTTCAATAATGGCGTTGGCCTGCTCAGCCTCAGTAATCATGCCCACCGCCGCAGTGGGGATTTCCGCCTGCTGACGGATGGCTTCGGCAAAAGGGACCTGATAGCCCGGTCCGGTTTGAATTTTGGCATCCGGCACCGCCCCACCAGAGGACACATCAATGAGATCCACCCCTCGTTTTTTGAGTTCCCGGCATAGCTGCACGGACTGATCCACGTCCCAGCCGCCGTCCGCCCAATCACTGGCCGAAATACGCACCCACAAGGGCAGGGATTCCGGCCAAATCTGGCGAGCCTCCGTGGCAATCTCCAACAGCAGGCGCATACGGTTCTCTAAACTACCGCCGTAAGCGTCGGTGCGCTGATTGGACAGCGGGGATAAAAAAGAGTGCAGCAGATACCCGTGTGCGGCGTGCAGTTCCAGCACCTGAAAACCCGCTTTCAGGGCCCGACGGGCAGCAGCGGCAAACGCGGCTTTCAACACCTCAATCTCGGACACCGTCAGGGCATGCGGAGTTTGAGAAGCCTCATCGAAGGGAATGGCGCTGGGGGCCAACACGGGAGACCAGCCGCCTTCCGCAATGCCCACCGGCTGACC
This window contains:
- a CDS encoding NADH:flavin oxidoreductase/NADH oxidase, yielding MSLFSPFQLREVVFRNRVGISPMCQYSCQDGFATDWHLVHLGSRAVGGAGMVMVEATAVSPEGRISPQDLGLWKDAHIEPLARVARFIQEQGAVAAIQIAHAGRKASAAAPWNGGQPVGIAEGGWSPVLAPSAIPFDEASQTPHALTVSEIEVLKAAFAAAARRALKAGFQVLELHAAHGYLLHSFLSPLSNQRTDAYGGSLENRMRLLLEIATEARQIWPESLPLWVRISASDWADGGWDVDQSVQLCRELKKRGVDLIDVSSGGAVPDAKIQTGPGYQVPFAEAIRQQAEIPTAAVGMITEAEQANAIIEQGQANLVLLGRESLRNPYWPLHAAHQLGVAQAWPPQYERGKPRIRQSV
- a CDS encoding Fur family transcriptional regulator: MMTTAQIRQLLNKRGLKVTPQRAVIMEFMMRTKSHPTAEAIYEAVKDALPGLSKGTLYNVLNTLVDANLLNTVVIEPGALRYDANVSNHHHFIDVDTGQIHDIPWDRVQILFNAPGEGFCVADYQVNFYGVMAQNSPKPPKPEHP
- a CDS encoding cupin-like domain-containing protein, coding for MSLSPSDAVEPVLPHDWRQWVAKNLLQGIPPEEVVQVLAQNGFSQALAQAEVALALNHPYLQGAQSLALKLKKRDWVLQCQTILTEQSPYYGGVERRERLSRDEFYEAYYYRNRPVVITGMLNQWPAMSRWTPEYLKAEYGHLEVEVQCGRSKDPNYEINSNQYKKRMPFGEYIDWVESGLETNNYYMTANNSGHNATVLKGLWNDVPVITEYLKDDPANPGFFWYGPKGIITPLHHDLTNNFMAQVKGHKLVRMIPPSRLPEVYNHLHCYSEVDLGNPDYERFPLFAGIRTIDVMLAPGEILFLPVGYWHYVAGVDISITMTYTNFIPFNNFGAIYSTYDYFD
- a CDS encoding rubrerythrin family protein codes for the protein MNPTETLTQTTQNIEAAFAGESMANRKYLYFAKLARELGNAEVAALFENIANQETGHAFAHLQLLYPKQGMTVEKLLELARDGELYEANHMYPDFERIALQEGDATAVAEFQEQAAESREHASIFQKAAQRFKALRKVEALHAAEYDEMLQKVRSAS